Proteins from one Asterias rubens chromosome 21, eAstRub1.3, whole genome shotgun sequence genomic window:
- the LOC117304486 gene encoding UDP-glucose 4-epimerase-like has product MGDTAKYVLITGGAGYIGSHTVLEMLKEDYNIIVVDNFSNAAKGKNSLPESLHRVQQILGGEKKILVYQIDLLDVEDLRNVFLKHQIVSVIHFAALKAVGESVEQPLDYYRVNVGGTLNLLNLMKQFKVKNFVYSSSATVYGSPEKLPLDEDQPVGGSITNPYGRSKFFMEQILIDLCNSSKDWNIVILRYFNPVGAHESGVIGEDPTGTPCNLMPYVAQVAVGKRDELKVFGGDYDTPDGTGVRDYIHVVDLALGHIAALKKLNQECGLKIYNLGSGIGYSVLDIVKALEKASGKEIKYKVVDRRGGDVGACYSDPTKAEKELGWKAVRNMDKICEDQWRWQSNNPNGYSS; this is encoded by the exons ATGGGTGATACCGCCAAGTATGTCTTGATAACTGGGGGTGCGGGATACATCGGAAGTCATACTGTTCTAGAAATGTTGAAAGAGGACTATAACATCATCGTTGTCGACAACTTCTCAAATGCAGCCAAAG GAAAAAACTCTCTACCTGAGAGCCTGCATAGAGTCCAGCAaatcctgggtggagagaagaaaATACTGGTATATCAGATTGATCTGTTGGATGTTGAAGACCTTAGAAATGTCTTCTTGAAG CACCAGATAGTGTCAGTCATCCATTTTGCTGCATTGAAGGCTGTTGGAGAGTCTGTTGAACAACCTCTAGATTACTACAGAGTTAATGTTGGTGGAACGCTCAACTTGTTAAAT CTCATGAAACAATTTAAGGTAAAGAACTTTGTCTACTCGAGCTCGGCAACAGTTTATGGTTCTCCAGAGAAGTTACCTCTTGATGAAGACCAACCTGTCGGTGGCTCCATCACAAATCCTTACGGGAGGAGTAAGTTTTTCATGGAGCAGATTCTGATTGATCTGTGTAACTCGTCAAAG GACTGGAATATAGTAATTTTGCGTTATTTCAACCCGGTTGGTGCCCATGAATCAGGAGTGATAGGCGAGGATCCAACAGGAACCCCATGCAATCTCATGCCATATGTCGCCCAAGTTGCTGTCGGTAAGAGAGATGAACTAAAGGTTTTCGGAGGTGACTACGATACCCCTGATGGAACAG gagttCGAGACTACATCCATGTCGTGGACCTTGCTCTTGGGCATATTGCAGCACTGAAAAAACTCAATCAAGAATGTGGTCTCAAGATTTACAACCTTGGATCTGGAATCGGCTATTCAGTACTGGACATTGTAAAGGCTCTTGAGAAGGCATCTGGGAAAGAG ATCAAGTACAAGGTCGTTGATCGACGAGGAGGTGATGTAGGGGCTTGTTACTCTGACCCTACCAAGGCAGAGAAGGAACTGGGATGGAAAGCTGTCAGAAACATGGACAAAATCT GTGAGGACCAGTGGCGTTGGCAGTCCAACAATCCCAATGGTTATTCTTCTTGA